GAGCCCGGGTGCGGGGCCGCGCCCGCAGTTCGAGCGCATGCTCAGCGAGGCCCGTCAGGGCGGTGGGGGCACGGTGGTTGCCACGTCGCTTGCCACGTTGTTCGTGAGCCAGCGCGAGGCCATCCTGGTCCTGCGCGACTTCGCGGTCCGGGGAATCGGCCTGGTTGCGCAGGCCGAGGGTATCGACTCCACGGTTCCTGGCGGCTGCGACCTCGGGCCGCTCATGGGCGGCCTTGTGACGCTGGATCGCGCGGCGCTCAGGGAGCGGATCGCCTTGGGGCTGGCCGAAGCGCGCCGCCAGGGAAAGCCGATCGGCCGCAAGCGAGTCGATGTTCCCGTCGTGCAGGCGCGAGAGCTGCTGAGCCAAGGGCACAGCCTTCGGGAAACGGGGCGGCGGCTTGGCATCGCCGTCGCCACGTTGCACCGGGCGCTTCAGGTTGGCGGGGGCGCGGGGCAGGCGCAGCCCACCGTGGCCCTGGAGGCCGCATGACTCCGAAGCGGGTCGGCCTCTACCACCGAGCGAGCACGGTCGATCAGACCCAGGCCTCGCGCGCAACGAGCTGCGCGCCGCCGCGGCCGCGCGGGGCCTGACCGTGGCGATGGAGATCGAGGAGCACGGCAGCGGCGCTCGGAACGACCGGCCTGGGCTGCAACGGCTGATGGACGCGGCGCGACGCGGCAAGCTCGACGCCGTCCTGGTCTGGAAGCTCGACCGCTTCGGTCGCAGCGCACTCGACCTGTTGGGGAACATCGAGGAGCTGGAGCGCTGCGGCGTGAGGTTCATCGCCGTGACGCAGGGCATCGACGTCCAACCGAATGGGGACCCGATGTCGCGACTGATCCTCACCGTGCTCGCCGGCGTCGCGCAGTTCGAGCGGTCGTTGATCGTCGAGCGCACGCGCCTCGGACTCGACAAGGCCCGGCGGAACGGCAGACGGCTAGGTCGCCCCCGCAAGGGGGCAGCCCCCGACCCCGCGACCGTCGCTGCGCTGCGTGCGTCGAAGGCATCCTGGGCGGTCATCGCGACCAAGCTCGGCTGTACCGCCACGGCAGCTCGTCGCGCCCTGCCAACCAGGGTGCCGCTTCGCCCCCGCAAGGTGTTGGTATCGTAGGGCGGCGGCGGCATGAGCGCCAAGTCGGTCCCTTTGGCAGACGCGACCCGGCCGCTGCGGATCGCGCGTGCGCTGATCGAGGTGCTTGCGCCACGGGCCTCCGTGAGCTGGTTCTCCTGGTGGAAGGAGCCAGGCAACAGGTACGTGACGCTCTTCCCAACCGAGCTGCTACCCGCCGCCGATGAGCCGGTCGGCCTCGGCGATGCGCAGATCGGCCAGCAGCTCTTCTCCGACGTCGTCTGCGGCGATCACGGGTCGGTCACGCTGGGGATGTACGGCGGCCCTGAGGTACACGTGCCCTGGTTGGCTCCGGGCGTCGAGAAGCGCGTGTGGCCGCCGCCCGCCGCCAGGGGCCTCCCGCCGCTCCCAGGAGGCCTCACGACGCCCCTGACCAAGCGCGAGGAGGTCGCCGTCCGCGCCGCCTTCGCCCGGATGGACACGGGCTGGCTGCAAGCACGCGGTCGCCCTGACCCCGTGGCGTCATCGGAGGTGCTGTCTCTGGACGAGCAACGTGATCGCGCTGCTGGCAAGCTACCCTCGGGCGCGCCTGGTCTCGTTGGTCGATGAGTTGGGTTCGCAACCGCGGAACTTCCTCGCGGTCGAGGTGCGCAACGACGACGGGGCAAGCCGTCGTGTGAGCTGGCCGGGCCGAGTTCGGGAAGTACCCTGAGTTCGGAAGGCGGCAGCGGCGGCCGCTCCGGGACGGGACAGCGGCGAGGACGTTCCTGGTCGACCTCCCCGCATCACACGTCGAGCCCGAGGCGTGGCAGCCAGCGACGCACACGTGTGCGTTGCGCTCCCCACTCCGCAGCCAGGGCGCAGCCCAGGATGGCGAACGATGTCGCGTTGGGACCGTGACCTCGCAGTTGGCGCGCTGCCCGTAGCCAAAGCCGCCGTGGTTTCCAGATCG
This is a stretch of genomic DNA from Myxococcales bacterium. It encodes these proteins:
- a CDS encoding recombinase family protein, which translates into the protein MLVYARSAHHLGAAGQLRALRHVAAARGWLIAAEHVDFTSPGAGPRPQFERMLSEARQGGGGTVVATSLATLFVSQREAILVLRDFAVRGIGLVAQAEGIDSTVPGGCDLGPLMGGLVTLDRAALRERIALGLAEARRQGKPIGRKRVDVPVVQARELLSQGHSLRETGRRLGIAVATLHRALQVGGGAGQAQPTVALEAA